A segment of the Desulfofundulus kuznetsovii DSM 6115 genome:
ATTCCTCCATAAAATTGTCAACCTCTTCCACCAGACCGGTCTTCCCGTCCACTATGTCACCATTGCCCAGGCACTGGGCGTAAGCAAGTGGACGGCCTACGACATCCTTAAGGAGCTGGAAAAAGGAGACTTTCTGCACAGGGAGTACACCCTCAGCCGCAACGAAAAGGCTCCCGGACGTTCAATGGTGGTTTTTCGACCGACGGAAAAGGCCCTTAAGCTCCTACCCCCACAGGAAGCAAAATCAAAAACCCAGGAGGACTGGTCGACAGCCCGGAGCAAACTGTTATCCCTGGTTGATAATATGAAGAACCTGAACCCCCAAAAAATCAAGGAAGAACTCTTAGAGGAAATGTCGCGGATAGAGCTGCCGGTGGTGTTCAGTGCCTATACCATCGCCCTTTTAATCACCCATATACACGAAATTAACTCCCGGGGTATGGCGGCACTGAAGCACATCCTCGAACTGGCCCCCAAACCCGAGCTGGTCTTGAGCCTGTTTGCCGGCCTGGCAGTCGGAACCATGCTCAAGAGTATGAAAGATGCGGTTAACAGCAAAATTCTTTCCTGCATCCGCCGCTTTGAGGATCATATTTCCGAATGCGACAATCAGGAGCGCAGGCTCCTGGCCAGCTTTTTAACGGAAGCCCTGCAGCGTTCACGGTAATTTTTTTAAAATATTTTTGGGTCTTTTTGGCCTATTAGGTTTCTTGGGGAATTTTTTGGCGAAAGGGGGGAAATCCTATGCATATTGATATGCATGCAAGCGGTCATGTAAAAAACTTACAGGAGGTTGCTGTTTATGCATTCTGGGACTTCCAAACTGGGACGAGCTAAAAATTTCCTTGCCGCACACCTTTCTCAAAACGTTCTGGCCTACGTGAGCAAAAACCCGGAAACGAATTTTCCGCGTCTCTTAAACCTGGTGAAGTTACTGGCCATTCAGGAGCGCCACAAGCGCCAGGTGGAAACCATAGCCGCAGCTTTCCGGGAAAACCCGGCCATCCGGCAGTACATGATCAAGCTGGCCAAAAATCTTCACCCCAACATACGTAACCGGCTGGCATACAACTGGTTTATGAACGCCATGATTTTCGGTATTCCTCACCAGAGGAGTATGTCCGCAAAACTGGGGGTGAACGTTCCCAACTTCATCCTGGTGGACCCCACCAGCGCCTGCAACCTGGCCTGTGAGGGCTGCTGGGCGGGTAAATATTCCCACAAGAACTCCTTGAGCCCGGAGAGGCTGGACCGCCTTTTTAGCGAAGCCAAAGAGCTGGGCATCTACTGGATCGTGTTTTCCGGCGGGGAGCCCCTGCTCTACCCGCACCTGTTCGACCTGATGGCCAAACATCACGATATGGCCTTCATGGCCTACACCAACGGTACGCTAATCAATGAAAAAATGGCCGATAGAATTATCGAGGTAGGAAACTTCTCCCCAGCCATCAGCCTGGAAGGGTGGCGGGAACGCACCGACGCCCGGCGCGGACCGGGAACCTTCGACAGGGTAATGCGGGCCATGGACCTGCTGCGGGAACGGGGCGCGGCCTTTGGCGTTTCCATCACCATCACCAGGGAAAACGTGATGGAAGTAACCAGCGACGAGTTTATCGATTTTCTCATTGATAAAGGAGCTATTTATGGCTGGACATTCCATTACATTCCCATCGGCCGCAACCCCAATGTAAACCTGATGATCACCCCGGAGCAGAGGGCCTACCTGGCTGAACGCATACCCTACATCCGCACCCATAAACCCATCCAGATTGCCGACTTCTGGAACGACGGCGAACTGGTGGAGGGGTGTATTGCCGGAGGGCGACGCTACTTCCATATCAACGCCGCCGGGGAAGTGGAACCCTGCGCCTTCGTCCACTTTGCCGTGGACAACATCAATGAAAAGAGCTTGATCGAAGTACTGCGCTCGCCCCTGTTCGCCGCCTACCAGAAGCGCCAGCCCTTCCACGACAACCTGCTCCGGCCCTGCCCGATTATCGACGTACCCCAGGCGTTGAGGGACATCGTCAAAGAATCCGGCGCCCGCCCGACCCATGAAGGGGCGGACACCGTCCTGGAGGGCACCACTGCCGCCTGCCTGGACGGTCGCTCCCAGGAGTGGGGCCGGGTGGCCGACCAACTCTGGGCGGAGCGCCAACGGCTCAAAAAGGCACAGGGATTCTGAAAACAACCCCTTCTCAAGGTAAATGGCCGGCTGTCGCCGGCCATTTTTAACGCCGGCCTTCAGCAGAACCGGATGGGATCAGGCCGCCAGGCCGGCTCCCTTTTCACCGTGACCGGAGCTGAAGGACAGGGCGCGGCGGGGGCAGGCGGCAACGCAGGAGCCGCACTTAATACAGTCATTATCCCCCATAATTCCGTCCGGTCGGTACTCATAGGGTTTCAGCTGCATGGGGCAGGCCCGGGCGCAGGCCCGGCAGCCGGTACAGGTCTTGCTGATGGAGAGGGGATCCTTGCCCCGGGAGAGCCAGTAGCCCAGGGTGCCCATGGGACAGATGTGACACCAGGCCCGGGGGTGAATAAGCAGCCCCAGGATAATCCCCACCAGGGTGGTGATGGTGAGAATGCGCACCAGCGCCAGGCCCATGGCCGCCCCATCTCCCCCGGCCAGGTACCACTGCAGGCCGATAATGGTGAAAATTAAGCCCAGCATGAATACCCGTACGGCGCGGCTGCGCAGGAAGGAAGGGATGGCCTTTTTGCGGGACAGGGGACCGATGAAAAGGTCAAAAAAGGCTCCCCGGGGGCACATCCAGTCGCACCAGGCCCTCCCCCGGAAGGCCGCCACCCCCACGGCCCCGACCATGCACCCGAGCAGCAAAAAGCCCAGCCAGGGGTAGAACCATCCCAGTACGGCTACCAGGGGAAGGCCCACCCAGGTTAAGCTTTGCTTTAGTTTGCGCTCTTTCTGTTTTTCCTTGAGCATAGTAATTTCCTCCTTTTCTGGACCATTTACAGGATTGCCGGCTACTGGAAAAACTTTTATGCCCCTTTACGAATACCCGTAGGGGTATGTCGCATTTGTAATATTACCCGCGTCCTTTCAGATTGTCAATACATATTAGTTAGGTATTTGCTCTTGACAAACCGCGGGATTAATAGTAAACTTTTATATACCATACGGGGTATGGGGCTTGAGAAAGGAGCAGGCTTCATGAAAAAAGACCCGGTTTACCGGCAGGAAGTGCAGGAGGAATTGCTGGCCCGATTAAAGCGCATCGAGGGGCAGGTAAGGGGAGTATCCAGGATGATCCAGGACCAGCGCAGCTGCGGCGAGGTGGTCATCCAGCTGGCAGCTATTAAAGCGGCCATCAACCAGGTGGCCATGACCACTCTGGCCTGCCACCTGGCCGACGAGATCATGGAGGGCCTGGCGGGAGGCAAGGAACTTAAAGACATAATGAATGAATTCATGCAGGTCTTTCGAAAGTTTACTTAACATTGCGCCCGTAATCGTTCTGCCATCGCCCTAAAGGCACGGCGTTGTCTAGAGCGAACGATTTTGCGAAGCGCCGGTAACAGCACCCGGTGAAGCGAGGCTGCCGGCTCGGCTCTCGAGGACGCATGATCAGCTAACCGAAAAAGAAAGTTTGATACACATTGGTTCAAAGCCTACAACGAAGCGCAACTAATTACGGGCAATCCGCAGAGAGCCAGAGCCGGCCCGAAGCAAGCCGCGGTGCGCATCTTACGCGGAGCATATGAGTGAGCGGGACAACGCCGTGCCTGACGTCGCGCTTTAACTAAGTCAACTGTACATTAACTGAATATTATGGGTCATTGAATAATCACATAAGAATAGGAGTGTGGTTTTTGTGGTTCAGGTACATGTATCCGACGAGGCCAGGGACTATATACTGCAACAAACCGATACCATCACCCTGGTCATGGAACTCTGCGGCGGGTGAGGAGGCATGACCTATGAGCCTGCCGTGTACGCAGGCACACCTCCCAATGTGGAAAGGTTCCACCAAACCGAGGCCAACGGCCTCAAGGTATTTCTCCCGAAAAATGCCAGGGTGGCCCCGGACGGGGTTAGTATCGACATCACCGGCAAAGGCGTGTGGCGCCGCCTTTCCATTCAGGGGTTGCTCGGTTGAGGCGGTAATCACCGCAAATGGAACCGGGGTAAGAGCAGCTGGAAAGGGAGTTAACTCAAGCACGCATATAAAAAAGTACCCCTGCCGCATACGGCAGGGGCATTTTTATGCCCGTTTTGATCCTAGCGGGCGATATTGGCAATCAACGGGATGATCAGCAGGGCCACGATATTCACAATCTTGATCATCGGGTTGATGGCCGGTCCCGCCGTATCCTTCAGCGGGTCTCCGACGGTGTCGCCGGTTACCGCCGCGGCGTGGGTGGGAGTACCCTTGCCGCCGTACATGCCTTCTTCAATGTACTTCTTGGCGTTGTCCCAGGCACCGCCGCCGGAAGTCTGGAAGATGGCCAGGAAGAGACCGCTGATGATGGTGCCCATCAGCATGCCGCCCAGAGCGTCCCGTCCCAGGAGCAGACCCACGATCACGGGCGAGAGAACGGGGATCAGTCCGGGCAGGATCATTTCTCTCAGGGCACGGCGGGTGACGATATCCACGCAGCGGCCGTACTCCGGCTTGGCCGTACCTTCCATAATGCCCTTAATTTCCCGGAACTGCCGCCGCACCTCGTTGACCACTTCGTAAGCCGCCCGGCCCACGGCACCGATGGCCAGGGAGGAGAACAGGTAGGGCAGGGCAGCGCCGATGAACAGGCCGGCCAGCACCCACGGGTTGTTAATGGAGAAGGTGAGCAGTTCCCCCGGAACGTAGTCCGCCAGGTGGTGAGTGTAGTCGGCAAAGAGCACGATGGCCGCCAGACCGGCAGAACCGATGGCGTAACCCTTGGTCACCGCTTTGGTGGTGTTGCCCACGGCATCCAGCGGGTCGGTAATGTTGCGCACTTCTTCCGGCAGTTCGGCCATTTCGGCAATACCGCCGGCGTTGTCGGTAATGGGCCCGTAGGAGTCAATGGCCACGATGATACCGGTCATGGAGAGCATGGCCATGGAAGCAATACCAATGGCATAGAGACCTTCCGCCCCGCCGCCACCAATCAGGTAGGAGACCAGAATACCGGCTACAATTACTATGGCGGGAAGGACGCCGGACTCCATGGCCACCGAAATGCCGGTGATGATGTTGGTGGCGTGACCGGACTGGGAAGCTTCAGCAATGGACTTCACCGGGCGGAAACTCTTGGAGGTATAGTAGTCGGTAATGTACACGATGGCTACGGTGACGACCACGCCGATGAGAGCGGGCCAGAAGAAGACGGTGGAGCCCAACACGGCACCGGTGACAAACCAGAAGCCGATCAGG
Coding sequences within it:
- a CDS encoding LexA family protein; amino-acid sequence: MNLTQRRKEFLHKIVNLFHQTGLPVHYVTIAQALGVSKWTAYDILKELEKGDFLHREYTLSRNEKAPGRSMVVFRPTEKALKLLPPQEAKSKTQEDWSTARSKLLSLVDNMKNLNPQKIKEELLEEMSRIELPVVFSAYTIALLITHIHEINSRGMAALKHILELAPKPELVLSLFAGLAVGTMLKSMKDAVNSKILSCIRRFEDHISECDNQERRLLASFLTEALQRSR
- a CDS encoding radical SAM protein produces the protein MHSGTSKLGRAKNFLAAHLSQNVLAYVSKNPETNFPRLLNLVKLLAIQERHKRQVETIAAAFRENPAIRQYMIKLAKNLHPNIRNRLAYNWFMNAMIFGIPHQRSMSAKLGVNVPNFILVDPTSACNLACEGCWAGKYSHKNSLSPERLDRLFSEAKELGIYWIVFSGGEPLLYPHLFDLMAKHHDMAFMAYTNGTLINEKMADRIIEVGNFSPAISLEGWRERTDARRGPGTFDRVMRAMDLLRERGAAFGVSITITRENVMEVTSDEFIDFLIDKGAIYGWTFHYIPIGRNPNVNLMITPEQRAYLAERIPYIRTHKPIQIADFWNDGELVEGCIAGGRRYFHINAAGEVEPCAFVHFAVDNINEKSLIEVLRSPLFAAYQKRQPFHDNLLRPCPIIDVPQALRDIVKESGARPTHEGADTVLEGTTAACLDGRSQEWGRVADQLWAERQRLKKAQGF
- a CDS encoding 4Fe-4S binding protein, with the translated sequence MLKEKQKERKLKQSLTWVGLPLVAVLGWFYPWLGFLLLGCMVGAVGVAAFRGRAWCDWMCPRGAFFDLFIGPLSRKKAIPSFLRSRAVRVFMLGLIFTIIGLQWYLAGGDGAAMGLALVRILTITTLVGIILGLLIHPRAWCHICPMGTLGYWLSRGKDPLSISKTCTGCRACARACPMQLKPYEYRPDGIMGDNDCIKCGSCVAACPRRALSFSSGHGEKGAGLAA
- a CDS encoding metal-sensitive transcriptional regulator; translation: MKKDPVYRQEVQEELLARLKRIEGQVRGVSRMIQDQRSCGEVVIQLAAIKAAINQVAMTTLACHLADEIMEGLAGGKELKDIMNEFMQVFRKFT
- a CDS encoding CC/Se motif family (seleno)protein, whose protein sequence is MVQVHVSDEARDYILQQTDTITLVMELCGGUGGMTYEPAVYAGTPPNVERFHQTEANGLKVFLPKNARVAPDGVSIDITGKGVWRRLSIQGLLG
- a CDS encoding sodium-translocating pyrophosphatase, translating into MEQSWVTYSGIVAAIIGILFAGYLASWVLSRPAGSQRMQEISAAIQEGAMAYLNRQYKTIALVGVIVALIILFGLNYWTAIGFIIGAVFSGLCGYIGMYVTTRGNTRVAEAAKSGIGYALQVAFRGGAVTGMMCVSLALLGVSAMYVIFKDPVALVGLGFGGSLISVFARLGGGIYTKSADVGADLVGKVEAGIPEDDPRNPAVIADNVGDNVGDCAGMAADLFETYAVTAVGAMLLGFLIFKDQPQFVIYPMVLGAVAIIASIIGTFFVRMGGGTNIMGALYKGLWASAILALIGFWFVTGAVLGSTVFFWPALIGVVVTVAIVYITDYYTSKSFRPVKSIAEASQSGHATNIITGISVAMESGVLPAIVIVAGILVSYLIGGGGAEGLYAIGIASMAMLSMTGIIVAIDSYGPITDNAGGIAEMAELPEEVRNITDPLDAVGNTTKAVTKGYAIGSAGLAAIVLFADYTHHLADYVPGELLTFSINNPWVLAGLFIGAALPYLFSSLAIGAVGRAAYEVVNEVRRQFREIKGIMEGTAKPEYGRCVDIVTRRALREMILPGLIPVLSPVIVGLLLGRDALGGMLMGTIISGLFLAIFQTSGGGAWDNAKKYIEEGMYGGKGTPTHAAAVTGDTVGDPLKDTAGPAINPMIKIVNIVALLIIPLIANIAR